The following coding sequences are from one Triticum dicoccoides isolate Atlit2015 ecotype Zavitan chromosome 4A, WEW_v2.0, whole genome shotgun sequence window:
- the LOC119287246 gene encoding ruBisCO large subunit-binding protein subunit alpha has translation MATIPTTGSASLLRGSAALQRDGRSTRPSSAARPLPGRRARSAVRASAKDIAFDQASRSALQAGVEKLAAAVGVTLGPRGRNVVLDEFGSPKVVNDGVTIARAIELADPMENAGAALIREVASKTNDSAGDGTTTASVLAREIIKLGLLSVTSGANPVSIKKGIDKTVQSLVEELEKKSRPVKGSGDIKAIAAISAGNDDFIGTMIAEAINKVGPDGVLSIESSSSFETTVEVEEGMEIDRGYISPQFVTNSEKSVVEFENARVLVTDQKISSIKEILPLLEQTTQLRAPLLIIAEDVSGEALATLVVNKLRGILNVAAIKAPGFGERRKALLQDIAIVTGAEFQAKDLGQLIEQTTVEQLGIARKVTISGSSTTIIADVATKDEIQARIAQLKRELSQTDSTYDSEKLAERIAKLSGGVAVIKVGAATETELEDRKLRIEDAKNATFAAIEEGIVPGGGAAYVHLSTLVPAIKEKLDDPEERLGADIIQKALVAPASLIAHNAGVEGEVIVEKIKDSEWEFGYNAMTDKHENLVEAGVIDPAKVTRCALQNAASVAGMVLTTQAIVVEKPSKKAPAPAGMPQGMM, from the exons ATGGCGACCATCCCTACCACCGGCTCCGCCTCCCTCCTCCGGGGCTCCGCCGCCCTCCAG AGGGACGGGAGGTCAACCAGGCCGTCGTCGGCGGCCAGGCCGCTTCCCGGGCGCCGCGCGCGCTCGGCCGTGCGCGCCTCCGCCAAGGACATCGCCTTCGACCAGGCCTCGCGCTCCGCCCTCCAGGCCGGCGtcgagaagctcgccgccgccgtcggcgtcACCCTCGGCCCCAGAG GAAGGAATGTTGTTTTGGATGAGTTTGGCAGCCCCAAAGTTGTCAATGACGGAGTTACAATCGCCCGGGCTATTGAGCTTGCTGATCCCATGGAGAATGCTGGTGCTGCTCTAATTCGTGAA GTTGCTAGCAAGACAAATGACTCGGCGGGTGATGGGACCACGACCGCATCTGTTCTGGCTCGCGAGATCATAAAATTGGGGCTGTTGAGTGTTACGTCAGGGGCAAATCCAGTATCAATTAAGAAGGGCATAGATAAGACTGTGCAAAGTTTAGTTGAGGAACTTGAGAAGAAGTCACGACCTGTGAAGGGCAGTGGGGACATTAAAG CTATTGCTGCTATATCTGCTGGAAACGATGACTTTATTGGGACCATGATCGCGGAGGCTATTAACAAAGTTGGCCCTGATGGTGTCCTCTCGATTGAGTCATCATCGTCGTTTGAGACTACTGTTGAAGTTGAAGAAGGAATGGAG ATTGACAGAGGATATATCTCTCCTCAGTTTGTCACAAACTCTGAGAAGTCAGTTGTTGAGTTTGAAAACGCTCGAGTTCTTGTCACTGATCAGAAGATCTCCTCAATTAAAGAAATCCTTCCTTTGTTGGAGCAAACGACGCAGTTGAGAGCACCACTTCTCATAATTGCGGAGGATGTATCTGGTGAGGCTTTGGCAACTCTGGTTGTCAACAAGCTTAGAGGAATTCTGAATGTAGCTGCAATTAAAGCTCCTGGTTTTGGTGAAAGGCGCAAGGCTCTCCTTCAGGACATTGCCATTGTTACAG GTGCTGAATTTCAAGCCAAAGATCTTGGCCAACTGATCGAGCAGACAACAGTGGAGCAGCTCGGCATAGCCAGGAAGGTGACAATCTCCGGGTCATCCACAACCATAATAGCAGATGTTGCCACCAAGGATGAGATCCAGGCTAGAATTGCGCAGCTGAAGAGAGAGCTTTCTCAGACAGACTCGACATATGATTCTGAGAAGCTGGCGGAGAGAATAGCAAAGCTCTCTGGCGGAGTTGCTGTGATCAAGGTTGGAGCTGCAACAGAAACGGAGCTTGAGGACCGCAAGCTCCGCATAGAGGATGCCAAGAATGCCACTTTTGCAGCCATTGAGGAAGGTATAGTACCTGGAGGTGGTGCGGCCTATGTTCACCTGTCGACTCTCGTACCAGCTATCAAGGAGAAGCTGGATGACCCTGAGGAGCGCCTTGGTGCTGATATCATTCAGAAG GCTCTAGTGGCACCCGCATCGTTGATCGCGCACAATGCCGGAGTCGAAGGGGAGGTGATCGTGGAGAAAATCAAGGACAGCGAGTGGGAATTCGGCTACAACGCGATGACCGACAAGCACGAGAACCTGGTTGAGGCTGGCGTCATTGACCCAGCGAAGGTGACGAGGTGCGCCCTGCAGAACGCAGCGTCGGTGGCCGGAATGGTCCTGACCACCCAGGCGATCGTCGTGGAGAAGCCGAGCAAGAAGGCTCCCGCGCCCGCCGGGATGCCCCAGGGCATGATGTAG
- the LOC119287248 gene encoding mediator of RNA polymerase II transcription subunit 15a-like, with protein MDANWRPTQGPDPAAAAAVGDWRAQLQPEARSRVVNKILETLRKILPVSVPDELIELQEIARQFEDKIYTEATNQSDYVRKISLKMVSMETSRQLAPGNAQVIPNQNNSAPALPPQGGNQAQTSAIPLMSEQQSQQNQLNPVQQSVQSLLQQPQQTVGRQQRQAHPSIHQQPSLQSQQLNILLQQQQQQQQQLMGHQPNLQQNGAVEMQEQQRLPVQSNNLLNVQQTQQMLNQQYMPLHQPHQLGSQAYMVSLQHQQLLGTVPNVSNMHRMHMLHTEAQQPQEQQHAQQPPMQPQSQHNQLQQSQQHLMSQFQSQPNQLQHQSGMQPQSSMQRRLQASGGMLLQQNNMDPIQAQRGLQEVSSSTSADSTAQTGDEDEDADYWQEEIYQMVKIMKDQYFADLSELFNKVCVKLQHVESMIRPPIPSEQYDRMKSFKTMLERILQMLQISKSIIQPAMRDRVPQYEKQIITILNCLRKPVQPQVQQ; from the exons ATGGACGCCAACTGGCGGCCCACCCAagggccggaccccgccgccgccgccgccgtaggcgATTGGCGCGCCCAGCTCCAGCCCGAGGCGCGCAGCAGGGTCGTCAATAAGAT ATTGGAGACTCTGAGGAAGATCCTGCCAGTATCGGTGCCAGACGAACTGATCGAACTTCAAGAAATCGCCAGGCAATTCGAAGACAAGATCTACACTGAAGCAACCAATCAG TCTGATTATGTGCGGAAGATTTCTCTGAAAATGGTCTCTATGGAGACGAGCAGACAACTGGCTCCTGGAAATGCTCAAGTGATTCCAAATCAAAACAACTCAG CTCCTGCACTCCCTCCACAAGGCGGAAATCAAGCACAGACATCAGCCATTCCTTTGATGTCTGAACAACAGTCCCAACAGAATCAATTGAATCCCGTACAACAATCTGTGCAATCATTACTCCAGCAACCTCAACAAACTGTTGGGAGGCAGCAGCGACAAGCACATCCCTCCATTCATCAACAACCTTCACTGCAGAGTCAGCAGCTCAATATTCttttacagcagcagcagcagcagcagcagcagttgatGGGACACCAGCCAAATTTACAACAGAATGGTGCTGTGGAAATGCAGGAGCAACAGAGGCTACCAGTTCAGTCAAATAATCTTTTGAATGTGCAGCAAACACAGCAGATGTTGAATCAGCAGTATATGCCTCTGCATCAGCCACATCAATTGGGCTCTCAGGCATACATGGTGAGTCTACAGCATCAGCAACTTCTTGGAACTGTGCCTAATGTGTCAAACATGCATCGGATGCATATGCTACACACAGAAGCTCAGCAACCACAGGAACAACAGCATGCTCAGCAGCCACCAATGCAACCTCAGTCTCAACACAACCAACTCCAACAGTCGCAACAGCATCTTATGTCACAATTCCAATCTCAGCCTAACCAACTACAACATCAATCAGGGATGCAGCCGCAATCCTCCATGCAACGACGACTTCAAGCTTCAGGAGGCATGCTCTTGCAACAAAATAACATGGATCCGATTCAGGCACAGAGGGGCCTTCAAGAAGTTTCCTCTAGTA CATCTGCGGACTCTACTGCTCAAACaggtgatgaagatgaagatgcagaTTATTGGCAAGAGGagatatatcaaatg GTCAAGATCATGAAGGACCAATACTTTGCAGACCTCAGCGAACTGTTCAATAAGGTATGTGTGAAGCTACAGCATGTCGAGAGCATGATACGACCTCCGATTCCATCCGAGCAGTATGATAGAATGAAGAGCTTTAAAACGATGCTGGAACGTATATTACAAATGCTGCAGATTAGTAAGAGTATCATCCAACCTGCTATGAGGGACAGAGTTCCTCAATACGAGAAACAGATTATCACCATCTTGAATTGTCTAAGGAAGCCAGTGCAGCCACAAGTACAGCAATAG